The Cellulomonas sp. P24 genome contains a region encoding:
- a CDS encoding 6-phosphofructokinase: MGTAAPEDDGTARPRTAIAVLTSGGDAQGMNAVVRAVVRTAIGAGADVYAVYEGLQGLVDGGDRIKKADWGSVGSILHRGGTVIGTARSADFRQRDGRLKAARNLVQHGIDRIVVIGGDGSLSGADLFRSEWTGLLAELADRGEITVDQAQQHTHLMIAGVVGSIDNDMVGTDMTVGADTALHRIVEAIDALASTAASHQRSFVVEVMGRHCGYLALMSAIAGGADYVLIPENPPADGWEDEMCARLRAGRAAGRRDSIVVVAEGARDRSGQPITSQGVRDLLEERLGEDTRVTILGHVQRGGTPSAYDRWMPTLVGHAAAMEVVDAGPDSEPQLIGVHNNRVHRTPLMEAVERTREIPRLIDAGDYEGAMAARGSSFTEMVRVFQGIAQVAPTDVPPGARIAILHAGGLAPGMNTAVRAAVRFGLSRGHTMLGVRGSFQGLIDGHVSELTWGDVEGWVGVGGAELGTSRAVPSVEQYYAVSRALENHGIEALLVIGGHSAYEATYRMLQERDRYPGFQVPVICLPTTIDNNLPGSEMTIGTDTALGEIVSAVDRLKQSAMASRRCFVVEVMGRYCGYLAFMGALSVGAERVYLHENGVRLADLTADVAEMVESFAAGRRFHLAIRNEAASVGYTTDFLCQLFAEESGGAFDVRPMVLGHLQQGGNPSPYDRVHATRLAAYCVDWLSGQIVAGKREWGFVALTDGALSTVPLKTMPDLVDMQFRRPIDPWWLELQPIMGALATEPAEDGR, translated from the coding sequence ATGGGCACTGCAGCGCCCGAGGACGACGGGACCGCGCGCCCGCGGACCGCCATCGCCGTGCTCACCTCCGGCGGTGACGCCCAGGGCATGAACGCCGTGGTCCGCGCCGTGGTGCGAACCGCGATCGGTGCCGGGGCCGACGTCTACGCGGTCTACGAGGGCCTGCAGGGTCTGGTCGACGGCGGCGACCGGATCAAGAAGGCCGACTGGGGCTCGGTGGGCTCGATCCTGCACCGTGGCGGAACCGTGATCGGGACGGCCCGCTCGGCGGACTTCCGTCAGCGTGACGGCCGGCTGAAGGCTGCACGCAACCTCGTGCAGCACGGCATCGACCGGATCGTCGTGATCGGAGGCGACGGCTCGCTCTCGGGTGCGGACCTGTTCCGCAGCGAGTGGACCGGGCTGCTCGCCGAGCTCGCCGACCGTGGCGAGATCACGGTCGACCAGGCACAGCAGCACACGCACCTGATGATCGCCGGCGTCGTCGGCTCGATCGACAACGACATGGTCGGCACCGACATGACGGTCGGCGCCGACACGGCTCTGCACCGGATCGTCGAGGCGATCGACGCCCTCGCGAGCACCGCGGCGAGCCACCAGCGGTCGTTCGTCGTGGAGGTCATGGGCCGGCACTGCGGCTACCTCGCCCTGATGAGCGCGATCGCGGGAGGCGCCGACTACGTGCTCATCCCGGAGAACCCGCCCGCCGACGGCTGGGAGGACGAGATGTGCGCGCGGCTGCGTGCGGGGCGCGCGGCCGGTCGCCGCGACAGCATCGTCGTCGTCGCCGAGGGGGCCCGGGACAGGTCCGGGCAGCCGATCACCAGCCAGGGTGTCCGGGACCTGCTCGAGGAACGCCTCGGCGAGGACACCCGCGTCACGATCCTCGGTCACGTGCAACGCGGTGGCACACCCAGCGCGTACGACCGATGGATGCCGACGCTCGTGGGACACGCCGCGGCGATGGAGGTCGTCGACGCGGGACCGGACAGCGAGCCGCAGCTCATCGGCGTGCACAACAACCGGGTGCACCGGACCCCGCTCATGGAGGCCGTCGAGCGCACCCGGGAGATCCCCCGTCTGATCGACGCCGGCGACTACGAGGGGGCGATGGCCGCACGGGGGTCGTCGTTCACCGAGATGGTGCGGGTGTTCCAGGGCATCGCCCAGGTGGCGCCGACGGACGTGCCGCCGGGGGCGCGCATCGCGATCCTGCACGCCGGCGGGCTGGCGCCGGGCATGAACACCGCGGTGCGCGCCGCGGTGCGGTTCGGTCTGTCCCGCGGGCACACGATGCTCGGCGTCCGTGGCAGCTTCCAGGGCCTGATCGACGGTCACGTCAGCGAGCTGACCTGGGGTGACGTCGAGGGTTGGGTCGGCGTCGGTGGTGCGGAGCTCGGCACGAGCCGCGCGGTGCCGAGCGTCGAGCAGTACTACGCCGTGAGCCGTGCGCTCGAGAACCACGGCATCGAGGCGCTCCTGGTGATCGGCGGGCACAGTGCCTACGAGGCCACCTACCGGATGCTCCAGGAACGGGACCGCTACCCCGGGTTCCAGGTGCCCGTCATCTGCCTGCCCACCACGATCGACAACAACCTGCCCGGGTCGGAGATGACCATCGGCACCGACACGGCGCTCGGCGAGATCGTCAGCGCGGTCGACCGGTTGAAGCAGTCCGCGATGGCGTCGCGCCGGTGCTTCGTGGTCGAGGTGATGGGGCGCTACTGCGGCTACCTCGCCTTCATGGGCGCGCTGTCCGTGGGCGCCGAGCGCGTCTACCTGCACGAGAACGGCGTGCGCCTGGCCGACCTCACGGCCGACGTCGCCGAGATGGTCGAGAGCTTCGCCGCGGGCCGACGGTTCCACCTGGCGATCCGCAACGAGGCCGCGAGCGTCGGGTACACGACGGACTTCCTGTGCCAGCTGTTCGCGGAGGAGTCGGGTGGTGCGTTCGACGTGCGCCCGATGGTCCTGGGGCACCTGCAGCAGGGCGGCAACCCGTCGCCGTACGACCGCGTCCATGCGACCCGGCTCGCCGCCTACTGCGTGGACTGGCTCTCGGGCCAGATCGTGGCCGGCAAGCGCGAGTGGGGCTTCGTCGCGCTGACGGATGGCGCCCTGTCCACGGTGCCGCTCAAGACCATGCCCGACCTCGTCGACATGCAGTTCCGCCGGCCCATCGACCCGTGGTGGCTCGAGCTCCAGCCGATCATGGGTGCCCTCGCGACGGAACCGGCGGAGGACGGGCGCTGA
- a CDS encoding TetR/AcrR family transcriptional regulator, producing the protein MDEARTPTRGESPRPRTSTGERKREQILDASVRVFGTGGAAAVTHRAVAKVAQVPLGSTTYYFTDRDDLLLQTMAHARAAEAIRLTSIVDALDETLTVDRAVVVLTEMFFDKTVADPLYDLALFEMFMEATRNVTVREEAREWSRMIGVLVDRVLPPSDPALPREAVVQIVACLVDGLMLEAVSNGELTVADLSERLALVVRRLCPSA; encoded by the coding sequence ATGGACGAGGCGCGCACGCCCACCCGCGGCGAGAGCCCGCGGCCGCGGACGTCGACGGGCGAGCGCAAGCGCGAGCAGATCCTCGATGCGTCCGTCCGGGTCTTCGGGACCGGTGGCGCGGCCGCGGTGACCCACCGCGCGGTCGCGAAGGTCGCCCAGGTGCCGCTCGGCTCGACGACGTACTACTTCACCGACCGCGACGACCTCCTGCTGCAGACGATGGCTCACGCCCGCGCCGCCGAGGCGATCCGCCTCACGTCGATCGTCGACGCGCTCGACGAGACGCTCACGGTCGACCGTGCGGTCGTCGTGCTGACGGAGATGTTCTTCGACAAGACGGTCGCGGACCCGCTGTACGACCTCGCGCTGTTCGAGATGTTCATGGAGGCGACGCGGAACGTGACGGTGCGCGAGGAGGCGCGCGAGTGGTCACGGATGATCGGCGTCCTCGTCGATCGTGTGCTGCCGCCGAGCGACCCCGCGCTGCCCCGCGAGGCCGTCGTGCAGATCGTGGCGTGCCTGGTCGACGGGTTGATGCTCGAGGCGGTGTCGAACGGCGAGCTGACCGTGGCCGACCTCTCCGAGCGGCTGGCCCTCGTCGTCCGACGCCTGTGCCCCTCGGCCTAG
- a CDS encoding APC family permease, with protein MTVQTDRPPTGERATGRPTFRMFDMVLFSVAAMLLLSQLTVTAAVGPTAIFWTVAIIIVFFVPYGLVTSELGSAYPDAGGIYAWVVRAFGNRWGSRVSWWYWLNVGLWVPSVYLMFSGAISSMFFGGNLNFWVQVTITVTLIWINFWVNIRSLKTGTWVSNVGAGITIAVIVALAVAGGIYASAHGSATSWTTSSIIPTDALPAFVAALPIIIYNFLGFELMSSASTQMENPKRDVPRTIAIAGALIGGFYLIATVGMQLIFPADKISQTTGLVDALRHGFGDSGIASTVVTILGIGALFCFFASLVPWTIGANLAAAEAAQQGDLPPIFGKTHATRGTPVGAALLCSIVGTVFTVGYAGLFSLTGGAIDDVFWNLFAFSSVIFLLPYIVMMLAFGKLRRLDPNRPRPYRVPGGAVLTWLITWVPTILLAAAAVFFVWNPYDFSFAVTGSILIGLAVTVGFQEYFCLKSPEWTRLRALERGEDPDTVRQFADVAVASLEG; from the coding sequence ATGACCGTGCAGACCGACAGGCCCCCGACCGGCGAGCGAGCCACGGGCCGCCCGACGTTCCGGATGTTCGACATGGTGCTCTTCTCCGTGGCGGCGATGCTGCTGCTCTCGCAGCTCACCGTGACCGCCGCCGTCGGGCCCACCGCGATCTTCTGGACCGTGGCGATCATCATCGTGTTCTTCGTGCCGTACGGGCTCGTGACGAGCGAGCTCGGATCGGCCTACCCCGACGCGGGCGGCATCTACGCCTGGGTGGTCCGCGCCTTCGGGAACCGCTGGGGCAGCCGCGTCTCCTGGTGGTACTGGCTCAACGTGGGACTCTGGGTCCCGAGCGTGTACCTGATGTTCTCCGGCGCGATCTCGTCGATGTTCTTCGGCGGCAACCTGAACTTCTGGGTCCAGGTCACCATCACCGTCACGCTGATCTGGATCAACTTCTGGGTCAACATCCGCAGCCTCAAGACCGGGACCTGGGTGTCCAACGTCGGCGCCGGCATCACGATCGCCGTCATCGTCGCCCTCGCCGTCGCAGGCGGCATCTACGCCTCGGCGCACGGCTCCGCGACCTCGTGGACGACGAGCAGCATCATCCCGACCGACGCCCTCCCGGCGTTCGTCGCGGCCCTGCCGATCATCATCTACAACTTCCTCGGCTTCGAGCTGATGTCCTCCGCGTCGACGCAGATGGAGAACCCCAAGCGCGACGTCCCCCGGACGATCGCCATCGCGGGCGCCCTCATCGGCGGCTTCTACCTGATCGCGACGGTCGGCATGCAGCTGATCTTCCCGGCCGACAAGATCTCCCAGACCACCGGGCTCGTCGACGCGCTGCGCCACGGCTTCGGCGACTCCGGGATCGCGAGCACGGTCGTCACGATCCTCGGCATCGGTGCGTTGTTCTGCTTCTTCGCGAGCCTCGTGCCGTGGACCATCGGCGCGAACCTCGCTGCCGCCGAGGCCGCCCAGCAGGGCGACCTGCCGCCCATCTTCGGGAAGACCCACGCGACGCGTGGCACCCCCGTCGGCGCGGCGCTGCTCTGCTCGATCGTCGGGACGGTCTTCACCGTCGGCTACGCCGGCCTGTTCTCGCTGACCGGTGGCGCGATCGACGACGTCTTCTGGAACCTGTTCGCGTTCTCGTCGGTGATCTTCCTGCTCCCCTACATTGTGATGATGCTGGCGTTCGGCAAGCTCCGCCGCCTCGACCCGAACCGGCCGCGGCCGTACCGGGTCCCGGGCGGCGCCGTCCTGACCTGGCTCATCACGTGGGTGCCGACCATCCTCCTCGCGGCCGCGGCGGTGTTCTTCGTCTGGAACCCGTACGACTTCTCCTTCGCGGTGACCGGCTCGATCCTCATCGGCCTGGCCGTGACGGTCGGGTTCCAGGAGTACTTCTGCCTCAAGTCGCCCGAGTGGACGCGCCTGCGTGCCCTCGAGCGCGGCGAGGACCCTGACACCGTGCGCCAGTTCGCTGACGTCGCCGTAGCGTCCCTGGAAGGTTGA